A genomic region of Carassius carassius chromosome 13, fCarCar2.1, whole genome shotgun sequence contains the following coding sequences:
- the LOC132156339 gene encoding MOB kinase activator 2-like, whose product MGRSILDMGGCQSYSSSDEEDVSALKANYTNVSLFRLKNKSLHLVPSAEVKPYLKDHFLSRRITDLDLLTLSALPHGLDQQEWIATNTVSFFQHTTLFFSALSDCCSITTCPAAKSSGNLLYEWTDDQGKKLKCSAPIYIDYALSYIQEILTDERVFPTKSGSSFPSGFMFLIQKIFLMLFRTLAHLFSIHYKEAIAVEIHPHLNTLFTHFITFSHTFRLLEPSETAPIDEIIAVLTC is encoded by the exons ATGGGTAGAAGCATCCTGGATATGGGGGGATGTCAGAGTTACAGCAGCTCTGATGAAGAGGATGTCAGCGCTCTGAAGGCAAACTACACCAATGTCAGCCTATTCAGATT AAAGAATAAAAGTCTACATTTAGTCCCATCTGCTGAGGTCAAACCTTACCTGAAAGATCACTTCCTGTCCAGACGCATCACTGATCTCGACCTTTTGACCCTCTCTGCCCTTCCACACGGCCTCGACCAGCAGGAGTGGATAGCAACAAACA CGGTGTCATTTTTCCAGCACACTACCCTCTTCTTCAGCGCTCTGTCTGATTGTTGCTCAATTACAACGTGTCCAGCAGCCAAAAGCTCAGGAAACCT TTTGTATGAATGGACGGACGATCAGGGGAAGAAACTAAAGTGTTCAGCTCCGATCTACATCGACTACGCCTTGTCCTACATCCAGGAGATACTCACAGATGAGCGTGTGTTTCCTACCAAGAGCG ggTCATCGTTCCCTTCTGGATTCATGTTCCTGATTCAGAAGATCTTTTTGATGCTCTTCCGTACGTTGGCTCACCTGTTCAGCATCCACTACAAAGAAGCCATCGCTGTGGAGATACACCCGCACCTCAACACACTCTTCACACACTTCATCACCTTCAGCCACACATTCAGACTGCTGGAGCCCTCAGAGACGGCGCCAATCGATGAGATCATTGCAGTGCTCACatgctga